In the genome of Podospora pseudocomata strain CBS 415.72m chromosome 2 map unlocalized CBS415.72m_2.2, whole genome shotgun sequence, one region contains:
- a CDS encoding uncharacterized protein (EggNog:ENOG503NZTH; COG:S), which yields MTFTPTRILIFGGTGTIGSYITTSLLRAQPRFPQITLFTSPGTAEKKASQIAKWKSDGLSVIVGDLTSSADVKSAYQSSQADTVISAVGRGGLQHQIELLRLAEESNTVQWFLPSEYGTDIEHNDKSPDEKPHQLKLKVRKYIRDELRRVKVTYVVTGPYFDMWVDTAPGLESAGGFKPEEKKAWIIEDGEGKIGFCTMWDVGKFVVGTLRHPEESFGKALKVQSFIVSPNEVLAEYEKQTGAKWEVTKTPLDDLKSLETDLWAKGNPRATSATLRRIWAEGGTLYEKNDNDVLNVEGLDSLADAVKHALVGGYKADTF from the exons GGACCGGCACCATCGGCTCCTACATCACGACGTCCCTACTCCGTGCCCAGCCCCGGTTCCCTCAAATCAcgctcttcacctcccccggGACCGCCGAAAAGAAGGCATCTCAGATCGCGAAATGGAAGTCGGATGGTCTCTCAGTCATTGTTGGTGACCTAACTTCATCCGCCGACGTCAAGTCCGCATATCAGTCTTCCCAAGCAGACACAGTCATCTCAGCAGTTGGGCGCGGAGGTCTTCAGCACCAGATCGAACTGCTGCGTCTGGCTGAGGAGTCCAACACTGTCCAGTGGTTCTTGCCGAGCGAGTATGGCACTGATATTGAGCACAACGACAAGAGCCCTGATGAGAAGCCCCACCAGTTGAAGCTCAAGGTGCGGAAATACATTAGAGACGAGCTAAGGAGGGTCAAGGTGACATATGTGGTCACTGGGCCGTATTTCGATATGTGGGTTGACACGGCTCCTGGTCTGGAGTCTGCTGGCGGCTTCAAGcctgaggagaagaaggcgtgGATTattgaggatggagagggcaAAATTGGCTTTTGCACCATGTGGGA TGTGGGCAAGTTCGTTGTTGGAACACTCCGTCATCCCGAGGAGTCTTTTGGGAAGGCTCTCAAGGTCCAAAGCTTCATTGTTTCGCCCAACGAAGTTCTGGCCGAGTATGAGAAGCAGACTGGCGCCAAGTGGGAGGTCACCAAGACGCCCCTGGATGACCTCAAATCTTTGGAAACTGACTTGTGGGCAAAAGGCAATCCTAGGGCGACCAGTGCCACACTCCGACGGATCTGGGCTGAAGGGGGGACTTTGTATGAAAAGAACGACAATGATGTGTTGAATGTGGAAGGTTTGGATTCCTTGGCAGATGCTGTGAAGCACGCGCTCGTAGGAGGGTACAAGGCCGATACCTTTTAG